From Bacteroidota bacterium, the proteins below share one genomic window:
- a CDS encoding GIY-YIG nuclease family protein — MGKKEFFPPRPSTNPTIYAYELVNVATHKGLLKIGYTDRDAQTRIKEQLGTAAIPYKIVFEESAMKRDGSSFTDHEVHRLLREWKVVNESGEWFKCTLNDLRRAIHQIKTGEKTEENRVLTFGMRPEQDAAVNKTIAYFKSFKKENKDRNPHFLWNAKMRFGKTFASYQLAKKMGWKKVLVLTFKPAVEDAWKEDLLSHVDFKGWQFISKHADELSSQDIDTKKPLVCFGSFQDFLGKNANTGGIKTKNEWVHATVWDCIIFDEYHFGAWRENAKDLFGKDLEAEKEIEEFKKIEKEGFAEEDKAEHLEKIIPISTNHFLYLSGTPFRAISSGEFIEEQIFNWTYSDEQRAKENWDDSLGSNPYAALPRMVMLTYQLPDSIRQIAMQGEFDGFDLNIFFSAEGEGRKARFKYEDEVQKWLDLIRGSFSETTVDHLKMGAKKPPLPFSHAPLLKVLNHTFWFLPTVAACNAMALLLERRQNIFYHDYKVVVAAGTQAGIGIEALPPVLDAMTDNPLESKTITLSCGKLTTGVSVKPWTGIFMLRNSSSPETYFQAAFRVQTPWVIKNPDSKSPNKEEILKEECYVFDFAPDRALRQIADYSCRLNVNESNPEAKVAEFINFLPVLAYDGSSMKQVDAAGILDMAMSGTTATLLARRWESALLINVDNNTLARLMANEEAMKALMSIEGFRNLNQDIETIINKSEAVKKAKKEANDRELTKKEKKELSDEEKEYKSLRKQIQEKLIKFATRVPVFMYLTDYRERSLKDVITQLEPGLFKKVTGLSVKDFELLVSLGVFNSALMNDAVYKFKRYEDASLEYIGINRHEGEDVGLFDTVLSRQDYEESFVNED; from the coding sequence ATGGGCAAAAAAGAATTTTTTCCACCTCGACCGTCCACCAATCCCACCATTTATGCTTATGAGTTGGTAAATGTGGCAACGCACAAAGGTTTGCTCAAAATCGGCTATACCGACCGTGATGCACAAACACGTATCAAAGAGCAATTAGGCACGGCAGCAATTCCATACAAAATTGTATTTGAAGAATCGGCGATGAAACGTGACGGAAGTTCTTTCACTGACCACGAAGTACACCGATTGTTGAGAGAATGGAAAGTTGTAAACGAAAGCGGAGAATGGTTTAAATGCACCTTAAACGACTTGCGTAGAGCTATTCACCAAATCAAGACAGGTGAAAAAACAGAAGAAAACCGTGTGCTTACTTTCGGTATGCGACCCGAACAGGATGCAGCCGTTAACAAGACCATTGCCTATTTCAAAAGTTTCAAAAAAGAAAATAAAGACAGAAATCCGCACTTCCTTTGGAATGCCAAAATGCGTTTCGGAAAAACCTTTGCCAGTTACCAATTGGCAAAAAAAATGGGTTGGAAAAAAGTACTAGTACTTACATTCAAACCAGCAGTTGAAGATGCTTGGAAAGAAGATTTACTTTCTCACGTTGACTTTAAAGGGTGGCAATTTATTTCTAAACACGCAGATGAACTATCGAGCCAAGATATTGACACCAAAAAACCCTTGGTTTGCTTTGGTTCGTTTCAGGATTTTTTAGGCAAAAACGCCAACACAGGTGGTATTAAAACCAAAAACGAATGGGTACACGCCACCGTGTGGGATTGTATCATTTTTGACGAATACCATTTTGGGGCTTGGCGAGAAAACGCCAAAGATTTATTCGGCAAAGATTTAGAAGCCGAAAAAGAAATTGAAGAATTTAAGAAAATTGAAAAAGAAGGTTTTGCCGAAGAAGACAAAGCGGAACACTTAGAGAAGATTATTCCAATTAGCACCAATCACTTTTTGTATTTGTCGGGCACTCCGTTTCGTGCCATTAGTTCAGGCGAATTTATAGAAGAGCAAATTTTCAATTGGACGTATTCAGACGAGCAAAGAGCCAAAGAAAATTGGGACGATTCCTTAGGTTCAAATCCTTATGCAGCCTTACCAAGAATGGTAATGCTTACCTATCAATTGCCCGATTCCATTCGCCAAATTGCTATGCAAGGCGAGTTTGACGGTTTTGATTTAAACATATTTTTTTCAGCCGAAGGCGAAGGGCGAAAAGCCCGTTTCAAATACGAAGATGAAGTACAAAAATGGTTGGATTTAATTCGGGGTTCGTTTAGTGAAACCACCGTTGACCATTTGAAGATGGGAGCAAAAAAGCCGCCTTTACCGTTTTCACACGCTCCATTGCTCAAAGTATTAAATCATACTTTTTGGTTTTTGCCAACAGTTGCAGCGTGTAATGCAATGGCATTATTACTTGAAAGAAGACAAAACATTTTTTACCACGATTACAAAGTCGTGGTTGCAGCAGGTACACAAGCAGGAATAGGAATAGAAGCATTGCCCCCAGTTTTAGATGCAATGACCGACAATCCACTGGAATCAAAAACCATTACGCTTTCTTGCGGCAAACTCACCACAGGCGTATCGGTAAAACCTTGGACAGGAATTTTTATGCTTCGAAATTCTTCCAGTCCTGAAACCTATTTTCAAGCAGCTTTCCGTGTGCAAACGCCTTGGGTTATCAAAAACCCCGACAGCAAATCACCCAACAAAGAAGAAATTCTAAAAGAAGAATGCTACGTTTTTGACTTTGCTCCCGACCGTGCATTAAGGCAAATTGCCGATTACAGTTGCCGACTTAATGTAAACGAATCAAACCCCGAAGCAAAAGTTGCTGAGTTTATCAACTTCCTGCCAGTATTGGCTTATGACGGCAGTTCAATGAAGCAAGTGGATGCAGCGGGAATTTTAGATATGGCAATGAGTGGCACAACCGCAACGCTTTTGGCAAGACGTTGGGAAAGTGCCTTGCTCATAAACGTGGACAATAACACCCTTGCCCGATTGATGGCAAACGAAGAAGCAATGAAAGCTTTAATGAGCATTGAAGGCTTCAGGAATTTGAATCAGGACATTGAAACCATTATCAATAAATCGGAAGCAGTAAAAAAAGCAAAGAAAGAAGCCAACGACCGAGAACTAACCAAGAAAGAGAAAAAAGAACTTTCAGACGAAGAAAAGGAATACAAGAGCCTAAGAAAGCAAATCCAAGAAAAGCTAATCAAGTTCGCTACTCGTGTACCTGTGTTTATGTATCTGACTGATTACCGAGAAAGAAGTCTAAAAGACGTAATCACGCAGTTAGAGCCAGGGCTTTTCAAAAAAGTAACAGGACTTTCGGTAAAAGACTTTGAATTATTGGTAAGTCTTGGCGTGTTCAACTCTGCCTTGATGAATGATGCCGTTTACAAATTCAAACGCTACGAAGATGCAAGTTTGGAATATATCGGAATCAACAGACACGAAGGCGAAGATGTTGGTCTATTTGACACAGTATTAAGCCGACAAGATTATGAAGAGAGTTTTGTAAATGAAGATTAG
- a CDS encoding SAM-dependent DNA methyltransferase, which yields MKPDNQVKSKKRVTDHGEVFTNQREVNAMLDLVKHETERIDSRFLEPACGNGNFLAEVLRRKLAVVDSRYSKSQVEWERYSVIAVSSIYGVDILEDNAQECRDRLLGIYTDWYSKVFKQVKNECIRSVRFLLSRNILWGDALDFTNPETKQPIVFSEWSAVNGSMLKRRDYMFKFLVEKTHQFSMFNDEGNAAAIDEPVKDFPLIHFLKLGEDDTNEL from the coding sequence ATAAAACCAGACAACCAAGTAAAATCCAAAAAGCGGGTTACTGACCACGGGGAAGTGTTTACTAACCAACGTGAAGTAAACGCTATGCTCGATTTGGTGAAACACGAAACAGAACGCATTGACTCCCGATTTTTAGAACCTGCTTGCGGAAACGGCAACTTTTTAGCAGAAGTTTTGAGACGAAAATTAGCAGTTGTTGACAGCCGATACAGCAAAAGTCAAGTGGAGTGGGAACGCTATTCTGTGATTGCTGTATCGAGCATTTACGGAGTGGACATTTTGGAAGACAACGCCCAAGAATGCCGAGACCGTTTGCTTGGAATTTATACCGATTGGTATTCTAAAGTATTCAAGCAAGTAAAAAATGAGTGTATTCGTTCTGTTCGATTTTTATTGAGCAGAAACATACTTTGGGGCGATGCATTGGACTTTACCAATCCCGAAACCAAACAACCCATTGTGTTTTCTGAATGGAGTGCCGTAAACGGCTCTATGCTGAAACGCAGAGATTATATGTTCAAATTTCTAGTTGAGAAAACTCACCAGTTTTCAATGTTCAATGACGAAGGCAACGCAGCAGCCATTGACGAACCTGTAAAGGATTTTCCGCTTATTCATTTTTTAAAACTTGGCGAAGATGATACAAACGAACTATAA
- a CDS encoding restriction endonuclease: MIPDYQSLMLPLLKLVSDGQEHKYRDLIESLAIEFEVTDEERKELLASGNQAIFDNRVGWAKTYLKKAGLLDSPKRATFVITDIGRQTLAKNPDRVDAKYLRQFPAFLEFQNASRNDDTEEDEITIIETNEQTPEENLDKAYQRIRKSLASELLNKVVELSPAFFERLVVELLVKMGYGGSIKDAGKAMGKSGDEGIDGTIKEDKLGLDIIYIQAKRWKPGNVVGRPEIQKFVGALAGQGAKKGIFITTSNFTKEALEYTPRNETKIVLIDGEQLAQLMIDYNLGCTTQQTYELKKLDSDYFGEE; encoded by the coding sequence ATGATACCAGACTATCAATCATTAATGCTTCCTTTACTCAAACTTGTTTCGGACGGACAGGAACACAAATACAGAGACTTGATTGAAAGTTTGGCTATCGAATTTGAAGTAACTGATGAAGAAAGAAAAGAACTTTTAGCAAGTGGTAACCAAGCAATTTTTGACAATAGAGTTGGTTGGGCAAAGACTTATCTAAAAAAAGCAGGACTGCTTGACTCTCCGAAACGTGCAACATTCGTAATCACAGATATTGGCAGACAAACTTTAGCAAAAAATCCCGACCGAGTTGATGCGAAGTATCTAAGACAATTCCCTGCATTTTTAGAATTTCAAAACGCTTCGAGAAATGATGATACTGAAGAAGATGAAATCACTATCATAGAGACAAATGAACAAACTCCTGAAGAGAATTTAGATAAAGCATATCAAAGAATAAGAAAGTCCTTGGCTTCTGAATTACTTAATAAAGTAGTTGAATTATCGCCTGCTTTTTTCGAGAGACTAGTAGTTGAACTTTTAGTAAAAATGGGTTACGGAGGTTCAATCAAAGATGCAGGGAAAGCAATGGGGAAAAGTGGTGACGAAGGAATTGACGGAACAATAAAAGAAGACAAACTTGGCCTTGATATTATCTACATTCAAGCCAAGCGTTGGAAACCAGGAAATGTTGTTGGACGACCAGAAATTCAAAAATTTGTTGGTGCACTTGCCGGACAAGGAGCTAAAAAAGGAATTTTTATCACGACATCAAATTTCACTAAGGAAGCGTTAGAATACACACCGAGAAATGAAACAAAAATTGTTCTCATTGACGGTGAACAGTTGGCTCAACTTATGATTGACTATAATCTTGGTTGCACAACACAACAGACTTATGAACTCAAAAAACTTGACAGCGACTACTTTGGCGAAGAGTGA
- a CDS encoding Eco57I restriction-modification methylase domain-containing protein, with product MIQTNYNPDVLSCLANLSNDEVFTPPSLVNDILDLLPAKLWSNPNAKFLDPVSKSGVFLREMAKRLMVGLETQIPDKQERINHIFSQQLYGIAITDLTALLSRRSVYCSKTANGKYSICETFDDEQGNIRYKRMKHTWQNGKCTYCGASQEVYDRGDALETYAYNFIHTDKPEKIFNMKFDVIVGNPPYQMSDGGGRDSGAISLYHKFIEQAKNLNPRYLSMIVPARWYSGGKGLDEFRDEMLKDKRIAQIHDFPETSDCFPGLNIRGGVCYFLWDREHKGDCTITNYKNGTVLSTSKRPLLEPNSDVFVRYNEAIDILRKVKKFNEKTFDETVSARKPFGLDSNFSGFKKSKTDKHNILLYRFGDNGYVCEEQVLKNKHWVKEIKVLVSKASPGGDSYPHQIISKPIIADKMSCSTETYLVVGIYKNKKIAENVAKYMHTRFFRFMMSLIKNTQNISRGVFAFVPVQDFYEEWTDEKLFAKYGITESEVEFIDTLIRPMD from the coding sequence ATGATACAAACGAACTATAATCCTGACGTACTCTCTTGCCTTGCCAATTTGAGTAATGACGAAGTGTTCACGCCACCGAGTCTGGTGAATGATATTTTGGACTTGCTCCCAGCCAAATTATGGAGCAACCCTAACGCCAAGTTTTTAGACCCTGTTTCTAAAAGTGGCGTGTTTTTGCGTGAAATGGCAAAGCGACTAATGGTAGGTTTGGAAACCCAAATACCCGACAAGCAGGAACGCATTAACCACATTTTTAGCCAACAATTATATGGCATTGCCATTACCGATTTAACCGCACTGCTATCTCGCAGAAGCGTGTATTGCTCCAAAACAGCCAATGGCAAATACTCCATTTGCGAAACCTTTGATGATGAACAAGGAAACATTCGCTACAAACGAATGAAACATACTTGGCAAAACGGAAAATGTACCTATTGTGGTGCAAGCCAAGAAGTGTACGACCGAGGAGATGCCTTGGAAACTTACGCTTACAATTTTATTCACACAGACAAACCTGAAAAAATATTTAATATGAAGTTTGACGTTATCGTTGGTAATCCGCCATATCAAATGAGTGATGGTGGTGGTCGTGACTCAGGAGCAATTTCACTTTATCACAAATTTATTGAACAAGCAAAGAATTTAAATCCAAGATACCTTTCAATGATTGTTCCTGCAAGATGGTATTCAGGTGGGAAAGGACTTGATGAATTTAGAGATGAAATGCTGAAAGATAAAAGAATTGCTCAAATTCACGATTTTCCGGAAACATCTGATTGCTTTCCCGGTCTAAATATTCGTGGTGGTGTTTGCTATTTTCTTTGGGACAGAGAACATAAAGGGGATTGTACAATAACAAATTATAAAAACGGTACAGTTCTGAGCACTTCAAAAAGACCACTTTTAGAACCTAATTCAGATGTTTTTGTAAGATACAATGAAGCGATTGACATACTTAGAAAGGTTAAGAAATTCAATGAAAAAACTTTTGATGAAACAGTGAGTGCAAGAAAACCCTTTGGCCTTGATTCCAATTTTTCAGGTTTCAAAAAGAGTAAAACTGACAAGCATAATATCTTACTATATAGATTTGGAGATAATGGTTATGTGTGCGAAGAACAAGTTCTAAAAAATAAGCATTGGGTTAAAGAAATAAAAGTCTTGGTTTCCAAAGCCAGTCCAGGTGGAGACTCATATCCTCACCAAATTATTAGCAAACCAATTATTGCTGATAAAATGTCTTGTAGTACTGAGACATATCTAGTTGTAGGCATTTACAAAAACAAAAAAATTGCAGAAAACGTGGCAAAATATATGCACACCCGTTTTTTCCGATTTATGATGTCGCTAATAAAAAACACTCAAAATATTTCTAGGGGTGTATTTGCTTTTGTGCCAGTCCAAGATTTCTACGAAGAATGGACAGATGAAAAATTATTTGCAAAATATGGTATCACCGAAAGTGAAGTAGAGTTCATTGATACTTTAATAAGACCAATGGATTAA
- a CDS encoding AAA family ATPase: MILLLGPNKPPFEYIANLQSIVLNQNNESVNRILDQDFQVSDWTPSLLDNKSNIADFVLSQLGLQDSLIIQGPPGTGKTYLIAEICERLCNQGKSVLVTALTNRALIEIVEKPALKGLLEENRIFKTKLSVDEAKAFKDLQQTKEVSPQPYNLILSTFFITSGQAAKTFNEPPFDYVIVDEASQALLGMFGGAKLLGKKNIWIGDTRQLPPVVSLSDDKVSRKNYGALVDGLKALSETASMPIFQLTETHRLTDRAAKYSGFFYKDSLNSRAKKDIRLSYSEMDIDFGRLFNPKGGPTLIKTDLKAGEFKPTNALKLATEIVKHLFETNEKLHISVLTYFVETTKALQKAIFQTIGYHNNLLIETVSRVQGLTTDVTIFVVPNSSYHRSLENRLFNVATSRSKRHTLIITDKGALTRSQIDNEVKTYLQKLDEEFSFYIQFDGLTIANINEAKQDPVEKVNTETTQAKTEKESNVGLKVLGTIDLSKFEKPKKEIKKDKENIYIIDTNVFVDYPDIISKIDKRYQVILSAKVIDELDKLKVTLSEEQKKNVQKAIKQINDSFDKRNIKMKTADLTLLPSDFDKKSPDNFILSVALKYIDENPIMLTSDNGLQVKSKGFGITTITLKEFLKQMRY, translated from the coding sequence ATGATACTTCTTTTGGGGCCAAACAAACCACCATTTGAATACATTGCTAATCTTCAAAGTATTGTTCTAAACCAAAATAATGAATCTGTAAATAGAATTCTTGACCAAGATTTTCAAGTTTCAGATTGGACACCATCACTTCTTGACAATAAAAGCAACATTGCTGATTTTGTTTTATCTCAATTGGGATTACAGGATAGTCTAATTATTCAAGGTCCGCCAGGGACGGGCAAAACATATTTGATTGCTGAAATCTGCGAACGACTTTGTAATCAGGGAAAATCTGTATTAGTAACCGCATTAACAAATAGAGCGTTAATTGAAATAGTTGAAAAACCAGCATTGAAAGGACTGTTAGAAGAAAATCGGATTTTCAAGACAAAACTTTCGGTTGACGAAGCAAAAGCATTTAAAGATTTACAGCAAACAAAAGAAGTTAGTCCGCAACCTTACAATTTAATTCTATCAACGTTTTTCATTACCAGCGGACAAGCGGCAAAAACTTTTAATGAGCCACCTTTTGACTATGTTATTGTTGATGAAGCAAGCCAAGCCTTACTTGGAATGTTTGGTGGTGCAAAACTTTTAGGAAAGAAAAATATTTGGATTGGCGACACAAGACAGTTACCGCCTGTTGTTTCATTAAGCGATGATAAAGTGAGTCGTAAAAATTACGGTGCATTGGTTGATGGCTTAAAAGCACTTTCTGAAACAGCATCTATGCCAATATTTCAGCTAACTGAAACACATCGTCTGACGGACAGAGCAGCAAAGTATTCAGGTTTTTTCTATAAAGACAGTTTGAATTCAAGAGCTAAAAAAGATATTCGCCTTTCTTATTCGGAAATGGACATTGATTTTGGAAGGCTCTTCAATCCAAAAGGTGGGCCGACTTTAATAAAAACTGATTTAAAAGCAGGCGAGTTCAAACCAACCAATGCTTTAAAACTCGCAACAGAAATTGTAAAACACTTATTCGAAACGAACGAAAAATTACATATTTCTGTATTGACATACTTTGTAGAAACTACAAAAGCATTACAAAAAGCAATTTTTCAAACAATCGGCTATCATAATAATTTGTTGATTGAAACGGTTTCAAGAGTTCAGGGTTTGACTACAGATGTGACAATTTTTGTTGTTCCGAATTCAAGTTATCATCGTTCATTAGAAAACCGACTTTTCAATGTGGCAACAAGTCGCTCAAAACGACACACACTTATTATCACGGACAAGGGTGCTTTAACACGTTCTCAAATTGACAATGAAGTAAAAACCTATCTTCAAAAACTTGATGAAGAATTTTCATTTTACATTCAATTTGACGGTTTGACTATTGCAAACATTAATGAAGCTAAACAAGACCCAGTTGAAAAAGTAAATACAGAAACTACTCAAGCAAAAACGGAAAAAGAAAGCAATGTTGGTTTAAAAGTTCTTGGCACAATAGACCTTTCAAAATTTGAAAAGCCGAAAAAGGAAATCAAAAAGGACAAAGAAAATATTTACATCATTGACACTAATGTATTTGTTGATTATCCCGACATCATTTCAAAAATTGACAAGAGGTATCAAGTGATTTTATCGGCAAAAGTCATTGACGAGTTAGACAAATTGAAAGTTACGCTATCTGAAGAACAAAAGAAAAACGTTCAAAAGGCAATCAAACAAATCAATGACAGTTTTGACAAACGAAATATCAAGATGAAAACAGCCGACCTGACTCTACTCCCAAGCGACTTTGACAAAAAATCTCCTGACAATTTTATTTTATCAGTTGCACTAAAATACATAGATGAAAATCCAATTATGCTGACATCTGACAACGGTTTACAAGTTAAATCAAAAGGCTTCGGCATAACGACAATAACATTAAAGGAGTTTTTAAAACAAATGAGATATTAG